In a single window of the Bradyrhizobium sp. ORS 285 genome:
- a CDS encoding hydroxymethylglutaryl-CoA lyase, whose protein sequence is MSESVRIIEMGPRDGLQNEKTSVSVADRIAFVRALVDAGLTTVEVGAFVSPKAIPQMVGSDEVMRSVAALPGEFHVLVPNVKGYEAAHAAGAKVISVFTAASESFSRANINCSIGESLERFKPVIAHAKTDGIKVRGYVSCALGCPYEGEIKPQAVADVAKALWDLGCYEVSLGDTIGVGTPVKAKQMLRAVCDDVPVSHLAMHFHDTYGQALANLYAGMEEGVRVIDAAAGGLGGCPFAPGATGNVATEDVVYMLEGMGIGTGVDMAKLLAATNEMSRLLGRPPVSRVAAALNAKARRASSE, encoded by the coding sequence ATGAGCGAGAGCGTGCGCATCATCGAAATGGGCCCGCGCGACGGCCTACAGAACGAGAAGACGTCGGTCAGCGTCGCCGACCGCATCGCCTTCGTTCGCGCGCTGGTCGACGCCGGCCTGACCACGGTCGAAGTCGGCGCGTTCGTCTCGCCCAAGGCGATCCCGCAGATGGTCGGCTCCGACGAGGTGATGCGCAGCGTCGCCGCACTGCCCGGCGAGTTCCATGTGCTGGTGCCCAACGTGAAAGGCTATGAGGCCGCCCACGCCGCCGGTGCCAAGGTGATCTCGGTGTTCACCGCGGCTTCCGAGAGCTTCTCCCGCGCCAACATCAATTGCTCCATCGGAGAATCGCTGGAGCGTTTCAAGCCGGTCATCGCGCACGCCAAGACCGACGGCATCAAGGTGCGCGGCTACGTGTCCTGCGCGCTGGGTTGTCCCTATGAGGGCGAGATCAAGCCGCAGGCCGTCGCCGACGTCGCCAAAGCGCTGTGGGATCTCGGCTGCTATGAGGTCTCGCTCGGCGATACCATCGGTGTCGGCACCCCGGTGAAGGCTAAGCAGATGCTGCGTGCGGTTTGCGACGACGTCCCGGTCTCGCACCTGGCGATGCATTTCCACGACACCTACGGCCAGGCGCTGGCCAACCTCTATGCCGGCATGGAGGAGGGCGTGCGCGTCATCGATGCCGCCGCCGGCGGCCTCGGCGGCTGTCCGTTCGCGCCGGGCGCGACGGGCAATGTCGCGACCGAGGATGTCGTCTACATGCTTGAGGGCATGGGCATCGGGACCGGCGTCGACATGGCCAAGCTGCTGGCGGCCACCAACGAGATGAGCCGCCTGCTCGGCCGTCCGCCGGTCAGCCGCGTCGCCGCTGCATTGAATGCGAAAGCAAGGCGGGCGAGTAGCGAGTAA
- a CDS encoding TRAP transporter large permease, whose protein sequence is MSVFGIGVAYGLSTLFAMFAGMPIAFALGAVAVVFMAIYMPAASLDTVTQNVYEEMASITLLSIPLFILKGAAIGRSRAGQDLYSALHAWLHRVPGGLGVANVFACALFAAMAGSSPATCSAIGSAGIPEMRKRGYSGGFAAGIIAAGGTLGILLPPSITMILFAIAAEKSLGRLFLAGIGPGLLLVTLFGLYAVVRFRQEYARAKVVYEKSGAWSDILTKDEYTMAQRFSVLPRVIPFVLLLTGVMVALYGGLATPSETAGLGGILALVLIAIIYRVWSPADLAPIMKATLRESTMLMLIIGMSLLYSYVMSYLHISQSVAESIVAMHLPRWELLFAILLMVVVLGFFLPPVSIILMTAPIILPPLRAANFDIIWFGVVMTIVMEMGLIHPPVGLNIFVIRNVAPDIPLREVIWGTLPFVLLMMAAVLLLCFVPQISTALPDLVMGPDLSR, encoded by the coding sequence ATGAGCGTTTTTGGAATTGGTGTCGCTTACGGGCTCTCCACCCTGTTTGCGATGTTCGCAGGCATGCCGATCGCGTTCGCGCTCGGCGCCGTCGCCGTGGTGTTCATGGCGATCTACATGCCGGCCGCCTCGCTCGATACGGTGACGCAGAACGTCTACGAGGAAATGGCGTCGATCACGCTGCTGTCGATCCCGCTGTTCATCCTCAAGGGTGCCGCGATCGGCCGCTCGCGCGCCGGCCAGGATCTCTACTCGGCGCTGCACGCCTGGCTGCACCGTGTGCCCGGCGGCCTCGGCGTTGCCAACGTCTTCGCCTGCGCGCTGTTCGCGGCGATGGCCGGATCGTCACCGGCAACCTGCTCGGCGATCGGCTCGGCCGGCATTCCCGAGATGCGCAAGCGCGGTTATTCCGGCGGCTTCGCGGCCGGCATCATCGCCGCAGGCGGTACGCTCGGCATTCTGCTGCCGCCCTCCATCACGATGATCCTGTTCGCGATCGCCGCGGAGAAATCACTGGGACGGCTGTTCCTCGCCGGCATCGGCCCGGGACTGCTGCTGGTCACGCTGTTCGGCCTCTATGCCGTGGTGCGCTTCCGGCAGGAATATGCGCGGGCGAAAGTCGTCTATGAGAAGTCGGGCGCCTGGTCGGACATCCTGACCAAGGACGAGTACACGATGGCGCAGCGCTTCTCGGTGCTACCGCGCGTGATCCCGTTCGTGCTGCTGCTGACCGGCGTCATGGTTGCGCTCTATGGCGGACTGGCCACGCCGTCGGAGACGGCAGGCCTCGGCGGCATCCTCGCGCTCGTGCTGATCGCGATCATCTACCGGGTCTGGAGCCCGGCCGATCTCGCCCCGATCATGAAGGCGACCTTGCGGGAATCGACCATGCTGATGCTGATCATCGGCATGTCGCTCTTGTACTCCTACGTGATGAGCTATTTGCACATCTCGCAGTCCGTGGCGGAGTCCATCGTGGCGATGCATCTGCCGCGCTGGGAGCTGTTGTTCGCGATCCTGCTGATGGTCGTGGTGCTCGGCTTCTTCCTGCCGCCGGTCTCGATCATCCTGATGACCGCGCCGATCATCCTGCCGCCGCTGCGCGCAGCGAATTTCGACATCATCTGGTTCGGTGTCGTCATGACGATCGTGATGGAGATGGGCCTCATCCACCCGCCGGTGGGCCTGAACATCTTCGTCATCCGCAACGTCGCGCCGGACATTCCCTTGCGGGAGGTGATCTGGGGCACGCTGCCCTTCGTGCTGCTGATGATGGCCGCGGTGCTGCTGCTGTGCTTCGTGCCGCAGATCTCGACCGCGCTGCCGGACCTCGTGATGGGCCCGGATCTGAGCCGCTGA
- a CDS encoding ETC complex I subunit: MTARIFKPAKNAMQSGKAKTRDWQLDYEPEQPRAVEPLMGWTSSSDMNQQVTLRFDSKEEAIAYCERKGIPYQVIEPKEPVKRQVAYADNFSFRRGEPWTH; this comes from the coding sequence ATGACCGCACGCATTTTCAAGCCGGCCAAGAACGCGATGCAATCGGGCAAGGCCAAGACCCGCGACTGGCAGCTCGATTACGAGCCCGAGCAGCCGCGCGCGGTCGAGCCGCTGATGGGCTGGACGTCGTCTTCGGACATGAACCAGCAGGTCACCCTGCGCTTCGACAGCAAGGAAGAGGCGATCGCCTATTGCGAGCGCAAGGGCATCCCGTACCAGGTGATCGAGCCCAAGGAGCCGGTGAAGCGGCAAGTCGCCTATGCCGACAATTTCTCGTTCCGCCGCGGCGAGCCTTGGACGCACTGA
- a CDS encoding TetR/AcrR family transcriptional regulator yields the protein MARTIGSHGPTTMEAIRKAGLRLIFEHGYEAMSLRQLAAEVGIQPGSLYNHISTKQELLSQLIQDHINDLLSELELALQDKQGSVERLRAFVAFHVSYHMTRKREVFIANSELRSLEPRNYEAVVALRGAYERRLADILTDGVAEGVFDVDDIQVATFAIIALLTGLCSWYRPGGRLTKDAIIAAHEKLVLSGVMPHSAASPSGGDGRTGEQA from the coding sequence ATGGCGCGCACGATCGGGTCACATGGTCCGACGACGATGGAGGCGATCCGCAAGGCCGGCCTGCGGCTGATCTTCGAGCACGGCTACGAGGCCATGAGCCTGCGCCAGCTCGCCGCCGAGGTCGGCATCCAGCCGGGCTCGCTCTACAACCACATCAGCACCAAGCAGGAGCTGCTGTCGCAGCTGATCCAGGACCACATCAACGACCTCCTGAGCGAGCTCGAGCTGGCGCTCCAGGACAAGCAGGGTTCGGTCGAACGTCTCAGAGCGTTCGTCGCCTTCCATGTCAGCTATCACATGACCCGGAAGCGCGAGGTCTTCATTGCCAACTCAGAGCTGCGCAGTCTCGAGCCGCGCAACTATGAGGCCGTGGTGGCGCTGCGCGGGGCCTATGAGCGCCGGCTTGCCGATATCCTCACCGATGGTGTCGCCGAGGGCGTATTCGACGTGGATGACATCCAGGTCGCGACCTTTGCCATCATTGCGCTGCTGACCGGGCTGTGCAGCTGGTATCGTCCGGGCGGCCGGCTCACCAAGGACGCGATCATCGCGGCCCACGAAAAGCTCGTGCTCTCAGGCGTCATGCCGCACAGCGCGGCATCCCCCTCGGGCGGTGACGGCAGAACGGGCGAACAGGCATAA
- a CDS encoding carboxyl transferase domain-containing protein, which translates to MTLHSTIDPSSTEFARNAEAMRALVADLRGRLAQVADGGGEVSRKRHLARGKMLARQRVDLLLDPGTAFLELSPLAAHGLYGGDVHSASIVTGIGRIAGRECVVVANDATIKGGTYYPMTVKKHLRAQDIARQNNLPCVYMVDSGGAFLPLQDEIFPDERHFGRIFFNQAQMSAAGIPQLAIVMGSCTAGGAYVPAMSDESIIVRNQGTIFLGGPPLVKAATGEVVSAEELGGADVHSRQSGVTDHYAQNDAHAIGIARRIVGTLKPPGARTVLNMREVREPRYQAEEIYGVVPADGRKPFDVRDIIARVVDGSEFDEFKKLYGQTLVCGFAHIFGYPVGIIANNGILFSESSLKGAHFIELCCQRNIPLVFLQNITGFMVGKKYEAGGIARDGAKLVTAVATASVPKFTVVIGGSYGAGNYGMCGRAYSPRFLWMWPNARISVMGGEQAAMVLSQVRRDGIEAKGESWPAEEEEKFRSPIRAQYEAQGNPYYATARLWDDGVIDPADTRLVLGLGLSAAANAPVEPTKFGLFRM; encoded by the coding sequence ATGACGCTTCATTCCACCATCGATCCCTCGTCAACCGAGTTTGCACGCAATGCCGAGGCCATGCGCGCACTTGTTGCAGATCTGCGCGGCAGACTGGCGCAGGTCGCCGACGGCGGCGGCGAGGTCTCGCGCAAGCGGCACCTCGCGCGCGGCAAGATGCTGGCCCGGCAACGCGTCGACCTGCTGCTGGACCCCGGCACGGCCTTCCTCGAACTGTCGCCGCTCGCGGCGCACGGCCTCTACGGCGGCGATGTCCACTCCGCGAGCATCGTGACCGGCATCGGCCGCATCGCGGGCCGCGAATGCGTGGTCGTCGCCAATGACGCCACCATCAAGGGCGGCACCTATTATCCGATGACGGTGAAGAAGCACCTGCGCGCCCAGGATATCGCGCGGCAGAACAATCTGCCCTGTGTCTACATGGTCGATTCCGGCGGTGCCTTCCTGCCGCTGCAGGACGAGATCTTTCCGGACGAGCGGCATTTCGGCCGCATCTTCTTCAATCAGGCGCAGATGTCGGCCGCGGGCATCCCGCAACTCGCGATCGTCATGGGGTCGTGTACGGCGGGCGGCGCCTATGTGCCGGCGATGTCTGACGAGAGCATCATCGTGCGCAACCAGGGCACGATCTTCCTCGGCGGCCCGCCGCTGGTGAAGGCCGCGACCGGCGAGGTCGTCAGCGCCGAGGAGCTCGGCGGCGCCGACGTGCATTCGCGGCAGTCCGGCGTGACCGATCACTACGCGCAGAACGATGCCCATGCGATCGGCATCGCGCGCCGCATCGTCGGCACCTTGAAGCCGCCGGGTGCGCGCACGGTGCTGAACATGCGCGAGGTCCGTGAGCCGCGCTATCAGGCCGAGGAAATCTACGGCGTGGTGCCGGCAGATGGTCGCAAGCCGTTCGACGTGCGCGACATCATCGCCCGGGTGGTCGACGGCTCGGAGTTCGACGAGTTCAAGAAGCTCTACGGCCAGACGCTGGTGTGCGGCTTCGCCCACATCTTCGGCTATCCCGTCGGCATCATCGCTAACAACGGCATCCTGTTCAGCGAGAGCTCGCTGAAGGGCGCGCACTTCATCGAGCTGTGCTGCCAGCGCAACATCCCGCTGGTGTTCCTGCAGAACATCACCGGCTTCATGGTCGGCAAGAAATACGAGGCCGGCGGCATCGCCCGCGACGGCGCCAAGCTGGTGACCGCGGTCGCCACCGCCTCGGTGCCGAAGTTCACCGTCGTGATCGGCGGCTCCTATGGTGCCGGCAATTACGGCATGTGCGGGCGGGCGTACTCGCCGCGTTTCCTCTGGATGTGGCCGAACGCGCGCATCTCGGTGATGGGCGGCGAGCAGGCGGCGATGGTGCTGAGCCAGGTCCGCCGCGACGGCATCGAGGCCAAGGGTGAGAGCTGGCCGGCCGAAGAGGAAGAGAAATTTCGCAGCCCCATCCGCGCGCAATACGAGGCGCAGGGCAATCCATATTACGCAACCGCTCGGCTGTGGGACGACGGCGTGATCGATCCCGCCGACACCCGCCTCGTGCTCGGGCTCGGATTGTCAGCTGCCGCCAATGCCCCGGTCGAGCCGACCAAGTTCGGCCTGTTCAGGATGTGA
- a CDS encoding TRAP transporter small permease: MHAPVSDTETTTIIGASGPLAPIQRLVSLLNRIIVVLAAFALIAACAILSYSVAGRALFKAANYWQDEAAVFLLVGATFMTAAYVQEHRGHVSIEAFVGLMSPLANKIRLWLVDVASFLFCAFFTWKSWTLTHEAWVDGQVSNSMWSPPLAIPYALMAAGMTLLCVQMLLQIAAPLTGARR, translated from the coding sequence ATGCACGCGCCCGTCTCCGATACCGAGACCACGACAATCATTGGCGCCAGCGGACCGCTGGCGCCAATTCAGCGTCTCGTCTCGCTGCTCAATCGCATCATCGTCGTCCTGGCCGCGTTCGCACTGATCGCAGCCTGCGCCATCCTCAGCTACAGCGTCGCCGGCCGCGCGCTGTTCAAGGCCGCCAACTACTGGCAGGACGAGGCCGCCGTGTTCCTGCTGGTCGGCGCGACCTTCATGACCGCGGCCTACGTGCAAGAGCATCGTGGTCACGTCAGCATCGAGGCCTTCGTCGGCCTGATGTCGCCGCTCGCCAACAAGATCCGGCTCTGGCTGGTGGACGTCGCGAGCTTTCTGTTTTGTGCCTTTTTCACCTGGAAGTCCTGGACCCTCACGCACGAGGCCTGGGTTGATGGCCAGGTCTCGAACTCGATGTGGTCGCCGCCGCTGGCGATTCCCTATGCCTTGATGGCCGCCGGAATGACGCTGCTCTGCGTGCAGATGCTGCTGCAGATCGCGGCGCCGCTGACTGGAGCCCGTCGATGA
- a CDS encoding OpgC domain-containing protein: MKINATLPERGRDLRLDLFRGIANWAIFLDHIPDNVVNWITTRNYGFSDAADLFVFISGYTASFVYARMMIDRGFIVGATRLFKRVWQLYVAHIVLFVIYIVAISYLATRFGVSEIIDEFNVAGLVDHASDTLAQGLILKFKPVNLDVLPLYIVLMGFFPPVLWMMLRQPDVTMIASIVLWLVARQMGWNFAAYPAGTWYFNPYCWQVLFVFGSWCALGGARRSMGIIMAPATLYFCVAYLLLALVMTMAGRFPDLGAMFPHWLYSAFNPNDKTNLAPYRFLHFVVIVIMVIRFVPKEWPGLEWKGFDPLVVCGQQSLAVFCVGVFLSFIGHFTLMLSSGSLLAQILVSAAGIAIMTTVAYYISWSKRQDKPLPKPPAPK, encoded by the coding sequence ATGAAAATCAATGCCACGCTGCCCGAGAGGGGGCGCGACCTTCGGCTCGACCTGTTTCGCGGGATTGCCAACTGGGCGATCTTCCTCGACCACATCCCCGACAATGTGGTGAACTGGATTACCACCCGCAATTACGGCTTCAGCGACGCCGCCGACCTGTTCGTCTTCATCTCCGGCTATACGGCCTCGTTCGTCTATGCCCGCATGATGATCGACCGCGGCTTCATCGTCGGCGCCACCCGGCTGTTCAAGCGGGTGTGGCAGCTCTACGTCGCCCACATCGTGCTGTTCGTCATTTACATTGTGGCCATCAGCTATCTCGCCACGCGCTTCGGCGTCTCCGAGATCATCGACGAGTTCAACGTGGCCGGCCTCGTCGACCATGCCAGCGATACCCTGGCGCAGGGCCTGATCCTGAAGTTCAAGCCGGTCAATCTCGACGTGCTGCCGCTCTATATCGTGCTGATGGGCTTCTTCCCGCCGGTGCTGTGGATGATGCTGCGCCAGCCCGACGTGACGATGATCGCCTCCATCGTGCTGTGGCTGGTCGCGCGGCAGATGGGCTGGAATTTCGCCGCCTATCCGGCGGGCACCTGGTACTTCAATCCGTATTGCTGGCAGGTGCTGTTCGTATTCGGCTCATGGTGCGCGCTCGGCGGCGCCCGCCGCTCGATGGGCATCATCATGGCCCCGGCGACACTCTATTTTTGCGTCGCTTACCTGCTGCTCGCGCTGGTCATGACCATGGCCGGCCGCTTCCCCGATCTCGGGGCGATGTTTCCGCACTGGCTCTATTCGGCCTTCAACCCGAACGACAAGACCAATCTCGCCCCCTATCGTTTCCTGCATTTCGTGGTGATCGTGATCATGGTGATCCGCTTCGTGCCGAAGGAATGGCCGGGGCTGGAGTGGAAGGGGTTCGATCCGCTGGTGGTCTGCGGCCAGCAATCGCTGGCCGTGTTCTGCGTCGGCGTCTTCCTGTCCTTCATCGGTCATTTCACGCTGATGCTGAGCTCAGGCTCGCTGCTCGCCCAGATCCTGGTCAGCGCCGCCGGCATCGCGATCATGACGACGGTCGCCTATTACATCTCCTGGTCGAAGCGGCAGGACAAGCCGTTGCCGAAGCCGCCTGCTCCGAAATAG
- a CDS encoding acetyl/propionyl/methylcrotonyl-CoA carboxylase subunit alpha translates to MARPELYRRFRKLLIANRGEIAVRVIRTARAMGLKTVAVYSEADRNALHVALADEAVLLGPARARDSYLNIERLIEAAKQTGAEAVHPGYGFLSESAEFAQACLDARLVFVGPTAAMITAMGSKSGSKFLMEQAGVPLVPGYHGEAQDEATLANEAARIGYPVLIKASAGGGGRGMRVVNAAGDLADAVTSAKREAKAAFSDDRVLIEKYVQNPRHIEVQIIGDSHGNLVSLFERECTLQRRHQKVIEEAPSPTLSPAQRETVCAAARRAAGAVNYVGAGTIEFVSDGRDVFFIEMNTRLQVEHPVTELITGVDLVEWQLRVAFGEALPLTQDQIKLNGHAIEARVYAENPAKNFMPSVGSIKTWRTPAEGGGLRIDAGYREGDAVSPYYDAMLAKMIAWAPTREVAIERLNRGLEDTDVRGIVSNIPFLSALLTHPDVQANAIDTGFIERHLTQLTQEGSAVGDVELCAAVAAILIDEQKAVASERGSPWRSSGWMPVGLRQRVFSFRHPGSDPRTVTLAYGPGVQTVSIDGRQTSFSANPTDDGGFDLVRDGIKSHVVAVIEGHELYLRTRNGRFDLHWIDPFGGDDEEQGGEDKIVAPLPGTVVALLAQEGAVLEKGAAILTLEVMKMEQTLRAPFAGVLKAIRCKVGDIVQEGVELAEVEPSA, encoded by the coding sequence ATGGCTCGTCCCGAATTGTATCGTCGTTTTCGCAAGCTCCTGATCGCCAACCGCGGCGAGATCGCCGTGCGCGTCATCCGCACCGCGCGCGCGATGGGATTGAAGACCGTTGCGGTGTACTCGGAGGCGGACCGCAATGCGCTGCATGTCGCGCTCGCCGACGAGGCCGTGCTGCTCGGCCCTGCCCGCGCCCGCGATTCTTATCTCAACATCGAACGGCTGATCGAGGCCGCGAAGCAAACCGGGGCCGAGGCGGTCCATCCCGGTTACGGCTTTCTGTCGGAGAGCGCCGAGTTCGCACAGGCCTGTCTCGACGCGAGGCTGGTGTTCGTCGGCCCGACGGCTGCGATGATCACTGCGATGGGATCGAAGTCCGGCTCCAAATTCCTGATGGAGCAGGCCGGCGTGCCGTTGGTGCCCGGCTATCATGGCGAGGCGCAGGACGAGGCGACGCTGGCCAATGAGGCTGCGCGGATCGGCTACCCCGTGCTGATCAAGGCATCCGCCGGCGGCGGCGGGCGCGGAATGCGCGTGGTGAATGCAGCCGGCGATCTCGCCGATGCCGTGACCAGCGCCAAGCGCGAGGCCAAGGCGGCCTTCAGCGACGACCGCGTGCTGATCGAGAAATACGTCCAGAATCCGCGCCACATCGAGGTGCAGATCATCGGCGACAGCCACGGCAATCTGGTCTCGCTGTTCGAGCGCGAATGCACCTTGCAGCGCCGGCACCAGAAGGTGATCGAGGAGGCGCCGTCGCCGACGCTGTCACCGGCGCAGCGCGAGACGGTCTGTGCTGCGGCCCGCCGCGCGGCGGGCGCCGTGAACTATGTCGGGGCGGGCACCATCGAGTTCGTCTCCGACGGCCGCGACGTGTTCTTCATCGAGATGAATACGCGGCTCCAGGTTGAGCATCCCGTGACCGAGCTGATCACCGGCGTCGATCTGGTCGAATGGCAGCTGCGTGTCGCGTTCGGCGAAGCGCTGCCGCTGACGCAGGACCAGATCAAGCTCAACGGCCATGCCATCGAGGCGCGCGTCTACGCGGAGAATCCGGCGAAGAACTTCATGCCGTCGGTCGGCAGCATCAAGACCTGGCGGACGCCGGCTGAGGGCGGCGGCTTGCGCATCGATGCCGGCTATCGCGAAGGCGATGCGGTCTCGCCCTATTACGACGCGATGCTCGCCAAGATGATCGCCTGGGCGCCGACGCGCGAGGTCGCGATCGAGCGGCTGAACCGCGGGCTGGAGGACACGGACGTTCGCGGCATCGTCAGCAACATCCCGTTCCTGTCGGCGCTGCTGACGCACCCGGACGTGCAGGCGAATGCGATCGATACCGGCTTCATCGAGCGGCATCTGACGCAGCTGACACAAGAAGGCTCCGCTGTCGGAGATGTCGAGCTGTGCGCCGCTGTCGCGGCCATTCTCATTGACGAGCAGAAGGCCGTGGCAAGCGAGCGGGGATCGCCATGGCGATCGTCAGGCTGGATGCCGGTGGGTCTGCGGCAGCGCGTATTCTCGTTCCGCCATCCCGGCAGCGATCCGCGGACGGTGACGCTGGCCTATGGCCCGGGCGTGCAGACAGTGTCGATCGATGGCCGGCAAACCTCGTTCTCGGCCAACCCGACCGATGATGGCGGCTTCGACCTTGTGCGCGACGGCATCAAGTCCCATGTCGTGGCCGTGATCGAGGGGCACGAGCTGTATCTGCGCACCCGCAACGGCCGCTTCGATCTGCACTGGATCGATCCGTTCGGCGGCGATGACGAGGAGCAGGGCGGTGAGGACAAGATCGTCGCGCCCTTGCCGGGGACCGTGGTGGCGCTGCTGGCGCAGGAAGGTGCCGTGCTGGAGAAGGGCGCGGCGATCCTGACGCTGGAGGTGATGAAGATGGAGCAGACCCTGCGCGCGCCGTTCGCGGGTGTGCTCAAGGCCATCAGGTGCAAGGTCGGCGACATCGTGCAGGAAGGCGTCGAGCTGGCGGAAGTCGAACCTTCCGCCTGA
- a CDS encoding Lrp/AsnC family transcriptional regulator: protein MAERPDLDAIDRRILAELQADGRMRINELADRVGISHPNCLRRVRALRGSGVIKAIRATIDERALGYEVVSFVTIQLESQNQATLAAFEAAIMPLPWVQQCWRLSGDADFLLKCVSTGVEGMSRQLRQFAALPGVRTIRSLPSLGQSKDGPLPIPAADGTPD from the coding sequence ATGGCAGAGCGCCCCGACCTCGACGCGATCGACCGCAGGATCCTCGCGGAGCTCCAGGCCGACGGTCGCATGCGCATCAATGAGCTGGCCGACCGCGTCGGCATCTCGCATCCGAACTGCCTGCGCCGGGTCCGCGCGTTGCGCGGCAGCGGCGTGATCAAGGCGATCCGCGCCACGATCGACGAACGCGCGCTGGGGTATGAGGTCGTCTCGTTCGTGACGATCCAGCTCGAGAGCCAGAACCAGGCCACGCTGGCGGCGTTCGAGGCGGCGATCATGCCGCTGCCATGGGTGCAGCAATGCTGGCGGTTGTCGGGAGACGCGGACTTCCTGCTGAAATGCGTCTCGACCGGGGTGGAGGGCATGAGCCGGCAGCTGCGACAATTTGCTGCCCTGCCCGGCGTTCGCACCATCAGAAGCTTGCCGTCGCTCGGGCAGTCCAAAGACGGACCCCTGCCGATCCCCGCTGCGGACGGTACGCCCGATTAA